Proteins from a single region of Amblyomma americanum isolate KBUSLIRL-KWMA chromosome 10, ASM5285725v1, whole genome shotgun sequence:
- the LOC144107708 gene encoding neprilysin-2-like codes for MAGIRCSPGRAAAMATVVTLGLVTTVVVHKLSKANQEDPVQSRAWNRTSPKQPRLLEIRGVTKGHVQQRTIAGHGAAAAAAIAAMAGPPRVRRDWYPQSPDKAGRRRRGQASLVCSRDVCERQDAYVHARLDQLQEPCENFYAFVCSRSWAVHNAKPDDAPYRSQTTAKLMYDLPKTLKQYFQLKQKTYYEFPGSFISQALFFIPNCTSIYSRNGLGWDPWQELLGKLGLRGWPFSNVSAEWNVSGVAGFVDGKLGIFPFIEVKVMNEYNQDHTVQLDVPKTILRRHQLRYTSDNLFNYSQAVAKALSILNVMENVDLLAENIVILEMRLEEALEMKTFVPPLARKRSLTSLPESQKWSWRDYVNVIFGYPHNVIDHVEVLAPEYLTDVADIMDNTSYTTLANYIGYRTMVHLSPLLPDEAEFLVPLSRDKVVLGVGDRFQACVHLLEDLFPFGMRMFTLMTLGGENPLRYSTALDTQVEHMFNHTQNLMANLVQNAYWLNPVERVIAKEKILNVNFDFMGSAVRDLSIPALYYDPKAPPFNGLKLLESFYAIQSNTKRTYFDPWHRTMDLDNRHHVSSLHPAIEYIYGKNHLFMPYAVVAFLRGMSQSVEPLFVPIVAQFLLKGLFFAVDDRGASVDHRNRLVEWWSKVTTEKYSHIRDCFFKQYKEEMQLKLPDVDMVNDLQDDIADNAVVAPLYDYYLSLLGMDSVTARRTRAPFGGFTLEQIFFVYYALSQCDHRSLAYAKRLLGFGETSPDIKVNIPLRNFAKFSEAFGCQPGNEMSPQDRCLVW; via the exons ATGGCCGGCATCCGGTGCTCGCCGGGCCGTGCGGCGGCCATGGCCACCGTGGTCACCCTCGGCCTGGTCACGACCGTCGTCGTACACAAGCTCTCCAAGGCGAACCAGGAAGACCCTGTCCAGTCCAGGGCATG GAATCGGACGTCGCCCAAACAGCCGAGGCTTCTAGAGATACGGGGAGTCACAAAGGGCCACGTCCAACAGCGTACCATCGCCGGAcacggtgctgctgctgccgccgccatcgcCGCCATGGCCGGGCCTCCGCGCGTCAGGCGCGACTGGTATCCGCAGTCGCCGGATAAGgccggccgccgccgccgaggcCAGGCGAGCCTCGTGTGCAGCCGCGACGTGTGCGAGCGCCAGGACGCCTACGTGCACGCCCGGCTCGACCAGCTGCAGGAGCCGTGCGAGAACTTCTACGCCTTCGTGTGCTCGCGAAGCTGGGCAGTGCACAACGCCAAG CCGGATGACGCTCCCTACCGGTCACAGACAACGGCCAAGCTCATGTACGATCTTCCGAAGACGCTGAAGCAGTACTTCCAGCTGAAGCAGAAGACATACTACGAGTTTCCTGGGAGCTTCATCAGCCAGGCGCTATTTTTCATACCGAACTGCACCTCCATCTATAGCCGCAATGGCCTGGGTTGGGACCCCTGGCAGGAGCTTCTTGGCAAGCTGGGTCTCCGTGGTTGGCCGTTTTCCAACGTGTCGGCAGAGTGGAACGTCTCGGGTGTGGCGGGCTTCGTCGACGGCAAGCTTGGAATCTTTCCTTTCATCGAAGTGAAAGTGATGAACGAGTACAACCAGGACCACACCGTGCAGCTTGATGTTCCCAAGACGATACTGCGACGCCACCAGTTGCGGTACACGAGCGACAACCTGTTCAACTACAGCCAAGCGGTGGCGAAGGCACTAAGCATTCTCAACGTGATGGAGAACGTCGACTTGCTCGCCGAGAACATTGTCATCCTCGAGATGCGTCTGGAAGAAGCCTTGGAGATGAAGACATTTGTGCCGCCGTTAGCTCGCAAGAGGTCGCTGACCTCGCTCCCCGAGAGCCAGAAGTGGAGCTGGAGAGACTACGTCAACGTCATCTTCGGGTACCCGCACAACGTAATAGACCATGTTGAAGTGCTCGCTCCTGAGTATCTGACTGATGTGGCGGACATCATGGACAACACGTCTTACACGACGCTGGCCAACTACATCGGCTACCGGACTATGGTCCACTTGTCACCGCTGCTTCCAGATGAGGCCGAGTTCCTCGTCCCATTGAGCAGAGACAAAGTTGTCCTGGGCGTCGGAGACCGCTTCCAGGCCTGCGTTCACTTGCTAGAAGATCTGTTTCCTTTCGGGATGCGCATGTTCACCCTCATGACATTGGGTGGTGAAAACCCGCTGAGATACTCGACGGCTCTCGACACTCAAGTGGAGCATATGTTCAACCACACCCAGAACCTTATGGCCAACTTGGTCCAGAACGCCTACTGGCTCAATcccgtggaaagggtcatcgccaAGGAGAAGATCCTCAACGTCAACTTCGACTTCATGGGCAGCGCCGTTCGAGACCTTAGCATCCCGGCACTCTACTACGACCCCAAAGCACCGCCGTTCAACGGCCTCAAGCTCTTGGAAAGCTTCTACGCCATACAGTCAAACACCAAGAGGACGTACTTTGACCCGTGGCATCGAACCATGGACCTCGACAACCGACACCACGTGAGCAGTTTGCACCCGGCCATCGAGTACATCTACGGAAAGAACCACCTGTTCATGCCTTATGCCGTGGTGGCGTTTCTGAGAGGAATGTCGCAAAGCGTTGAGCCGCTCTTTGTGCCGATCGTGGCGCAGTTCCTGCTGAAGGGACTGTTCTTCGCAGTGGACGACCGGGGAGCTTCGGTGGACCATAGAAACAG GCTCGTCGAGTGGTGGAGCAAAGTGACCACCGAGAAGTACTCCCACATCCGGGACTGCTTCTTCAAGCAGTACAAGGAGGAGATGCAGCTCAAGCTGCCGGACGTGGACATGGTGAACGACCTGCAGGACGACATCGCGGACAACGCCGTCGTGGCCCCTCTGTACGACTACTACCTCAGCCTTCTGGGCATGGACAGCGTGACGGCGCGGAGGACCAGGGCGCCCTTCGGCGGCTTCACGCTGGAGCAGATCTTCTTCGTGTACTACGCCCTGAGCCAGTGCGACCACCGGAGCCTGGCGTACGCCAAGCGACTCCTGGGCTTCGGCGAGACTTCGCCCGACATCAAGGTCAACATCCCGCTCAGGAACTTCGCCAAGTTCTCGGAGGCCTTCGGCTGCCAGCCCGGCAACGAGATGAGCCCCCAGGACCGCTGCCTTGTGTGGTAG